A stretch of the Phyllopteryx taeniolatus isolate TA_2022b chromosome 5, UOR_Ptae_1.2, whole genome shotgun sequence genome encodes the following:
- the LOC133478320 gene encoding uncharacterized protein LOC133478320 isoform X4: MAAAHQSEGDSFSDEDVSRLYCKVFRDACSVDEVRVAVKKFSEDDSEWSCIGERILDGLIEMKKMKEKKEKRDREKLDCVQSYWELPLLNAGHLDALHLNNNTSPVANASALKCAHQPTQRRTRAEEDMRGVRRLQKAARQSWARLVTEGVQSILACLWPVQSPGVRGEAWGYVSYSDILLLNEVKYDLVTRLLCADMLQEHHSVHVWEALTPWQRENEEFWLEEFADEALASDDMIALAELPGAFTRYSACPESREECFTAVSLLYKLNACRRQEREDLTALVERLDKASLRLLCLYIRSATLRAQREKTALSAYLAVRQSWDAWPRVHSPCREEQAAALLRSDDDVQEHMTDFNSQSSKQALLQLLVLTQQQERTQLVRLIHGVTLEDVRKPAPTDSPKTSCIKKLQQICSSSKNQPRCDISGPPTEWSQGQLERGALCLLTHLLEIQERQTSSFLSALLDENEHPQVLRPEYQPKLQAEHLHSNLLQLLNPDAPDSNLSSREQVPHQSCTSGPAEAQNLIAGPRGSQTVADAISTQLGGVQAEDVPDKQGVCADTLSKTDGKGGQDDEEQDGETKKRNCEEQDLLIPLAWSTQLEDNTGHEGAPAHAVDDQMQPCGEGATAKHTLGASREEELSKPQPAEQHCGPQELHLEEGADKENGLHTNLVRGQQALLDSLDVNTTDEDRDMAKDLRAPEPTAQATGHCSINESKATKEGVRAMEPVSAVEREKTMRKLVDVHRRVERKQQRNRERQQLRVQERLSIIQSRKADEDLFGPKNTDRMRYLRRQESAEDAGQRTTGAAQKGTVFYHAVQKKEKHCRLQGTPGSSESPKQRTRRHAGPKHWHPMSVWLKAEQICSTVNTSLKTFNSQWVNNAGLADCLLCSLIIWTNLSNNSNIT, encoded by the exons agagacagagagaaactTGATTGCGTTCAGTCATACTGGGAACTCCCGCTGCTCAATGCGGGACATCTGGACGCGCTGCACCTAAACAACAACACTTCACCTGTCGCTAATGCTTCTGCGCTCAAGTGCGCACACCAACCCACACAG AGGAGGACACGGGCGGAAGAAGACATGAGAGGAGTGCGGCGTCTCCAAAAGGCAGCCAGACAGAGCTGGGCCAG acTTGTGACAGAAGGTGTGCAAAGCATACTGGCCTGTCTGTGGCCGGTTCAAAGCCCAGGGGTCAGAGGTGAAGCTTGGGGCTACGTGTCCTATTCAGACATCCTCCTCTTGAACGAAGTCAAGTACGATTTGGTGACTCGTTTGCTTTGCGCTGATATGCTGCAGGAGCACCACA gtgtgcatgtgtgggagGCTCTGACACCATGGCAACGTGAAAATGAAGAGTTTTGGCTTGAGGAGTTCGCAGACGAAGCTTTGGCGTCCGACGACATGATCGCTTTGGCTGAGCTGCCGGGAGCGTTTACTAGATACAG CGCTTGTCCTGAGTCCAGAGAAGAATGCTTCACAGCAGTTTCTCTCTTGTACAAATTAAACGCTTGTCGTCGACAAGAGAGGGAAGACCTAACAGCCTTAGTTGAGAG GCTGGACAAGGCGAGCCTCAGACTGTTGTGTTTGTACATTCGATCAGCAACACTCAGAGCTCAAAGAGAAAAAACGGCTTTGAGTGCATATTTGGCAGTCAGACAATCCTGGGACGCGTG GCCGCGTGTTCACAGTCCATGCAGAGAAGAGCAGGCTGCCGCATTACTACGCAGTGATGACGACGTGCAAGAACACATGACAGACTTCAACTCGCAGTCATCAAAGCAG GCATTACTACAGTTGCTAGTGCTGACTCAGCAGCAGGAGAGGACGCAGCTGGTCCGCCTGATACATGGAGTCACTTTGGAGGATGTACGAAAGCCAGCTCCCACAGACTCTCCTAAAACAA GTTGTATAAAGAAGCTGCAACAAATCTGCTCCTCCAGTAAGAATCAACCCCGGTGTGACATCAGCGGACCCCCAACAGAGTGGTCCCAGGGCCAGCTGGAACGAGGTGCCTTGTGTCTCTTGACGCATCTCCTGGAGATCCAGGAGAGGCAAACATCCTCATTCCTTTCGGCACTGTTGGACGAG AATGAGCATCCCCAAGTGCTGAGACCTGAGTACCAACCCAAACTCCAAGCGGAGCACCTGCACTCCAACCTGCTCCAACTCCTCAATCCAGATGCCCCTGATTCCAATTTGAGCAGTCGGGAGCAAGTTCCACATCAGTCCTGCACTAGTGGACCTGCGGAGGCCCAGAACCTCATTGCCGGACCACGTGGCTCTCAGACAGTAGCCGACGCAATTAGCACACAACTCGGTGGAGTCCAAGCTGAGGATGTACCTGATAAACAGGGTGTCTGCGCAG ATACACTGAGTAAAACCGATGGCAAAGGGGGACAGGATGATGAGGAACAGGACGGCGAGACAAAGAAGCGCAACTGCGAGGAACAGGACTTGCTGATCCCTCTGGCTTGGAGCACACAGCTTGAGGACAACACAGGTCACGAGGGGGCACCTGCACATGCTGTTGATGACCAAATGCAGCCCTGTGGCGAGGGCGCCACAGCCAAACACACACTTGGCGCAAGCCGTGAAGAAGAGTTGAGCAAGCCTCAACCTGCAGAGCAACACTGCGGCCCACAGGAG CTCCACTTGGAAGAGGGGGCAGATAAAGAAAATGGCCTGCACACAAACCTGGTGCGTGGACAGCAGGCCTTGCTTGACTCTCTGGATGTGAACACAACTGACGAGGACAGAGACATGGCGAAGGATCTTAGAGCTCCTGAGCCCACCGCGCAGGCTACA GGCCACTGCAGCATAAATGAGAGTAAGGCAACAAAGGAGGGCGTCCGAGCAATGGAACCAGTGTCTGCAGTGGAGAGAGAAAAGACCATGCGTAAATTGGTGGATGTGCATCGCCGGGTGGAAAGGAAGCAGCAGAGGAACCGAGAGAGACAGCAGCTGAGG GTCCAGGAACGTCTGTCCATCATCCAGAGCAGAAAGGCAGATGAGGATTTATTTGGGCCGAAGAACACAGACAGGATGAGATACCTCA GAAGACAAGAGTCGGCAGAAGACGCTGGTCAGAGAACAACTGGAGCAGCTCAGAAGGGAACGGTCTTTTATCATGCAGTGCAGAAGAAAGAG AAACACTGCAGGCTTCAGGGAACTCCTGGCTCCAGTGAATCTCCAAAGCAGAGAACCAGAAGACATGCTGGACCAAAACACTGGCATCCAATGAGTGTCTGGCTAAAAGCAGAACAAATATGCAGTACTGTGAACACATCTCTCAAAACGTTTAACTCTCAGTGGGTAAACAATGCTGGACTTGCAGATTGTTTATTATGCAGTTTAATTATCTGGACAAACTTAAGCAATAacagtaatatcacttga
- the LOC133478320 gene encoding uncharacterized protein LOC133478320 isoform X1, whose translation MAAAHQSEGDSFSDEDVSRLYCKVFRDACSVDEVRVAVKKFSEDDSEWSCIGERILDGLIEMKKMKEKKEKRDREKLDCVQSYWELPLLNAGHLDALHLNNNTSPVANASALKCAHQPTQRRTRAEEDMRGVRRLQKAARQSWARLVTEGVQSILACLWPVQSPGVRGEAWGYVSYSDILLLNEVKYDLVTRLLCADMLQEHHSVHVWEALTPWQRENEEFWLEEFADEALASDDMIALAELPGAFTRYSACPESREECFTAVSLLYKLNACRRQEREDLTALVERLDKASLRLLCLYIRSATLRAQREKTALSAYLAVRQSWDAWPRVHSPCREEQAAALLRSDDDVQEHMTDFNSQSSKQALLQLLVLTQQQERTQLVRLIHGVTLEDVRKPAPTDSPKTSCIKKLQQICSSSKNQPRCDISGPPTEWSQGQLERGALCLLTHLLEIQERQTSSFLSALLDENEHPQVLRPEYQPKLQAEHLHSNLLQLLNPDAPDSNLSSREQVPHQSCTSGPAEAQNLIAGPRGSQTVADAISTQLGGVQAEDVPDKQGVCAGCGMTLGGLPYLEILCVPDTLSKTDGKGGQDDEEQDGETKKRNCEEQDLLIPLAWSTQLEDNTGHEGAPAHAVDDQMQPCGEGATAKHTLGASREEELSKPQPAEQHCGPQELHLEEGADKENGLHTNLVRGQQALLDSLDVNTTDEDRDMAKDLRAPEPTAQATGHCSINESKATKEGVRAMEPVSAVEREKTMRKLVDVHRRVERKQQRNRERQQLRVQERLSIIQSRKADEDLFGPKNTDRMRYLRRQESAEDAGQRTTGAAQKGTVFYHAVQKKEKHCRLQGTPGSSESPKQRTRRHAGPKHWHPMSVWLKAEQICSTVNTSLKTFNSQWVNNAGLADCLLCSLIIWTNLSNNSNIT comes from the exons agagacagagagaaactTGATTGCGTTCAGTCATACTGGGAACTCCCGCTGCTCAATGCGGGACATCTGGACGCGCTGCACCTAAACAACAACACTTCACCTGTCGCTAATGCTTCTGCGCTCAAGTGCGCACACCAACCCACACAG AGGAGGACACGGGCGGAAGAAGACATGAGAGGAGTGCGGCGTCTCCAAAAGGCAGCCAGACAGAGCTGGGCCAG acTTGTGACAGAAGGTGTGCAAAGCATACTGGCCTGTCTGTGGCCGGTTCAAAGCCCAGGGGTCAGAGGTGAAGCTTGGGGCTACGTGTCCTATTCAGACATCCTCCTCTTGAACGAAGTCAAGTACGATTTGGTGACTCGTTTGCTTTGCGCTGATATGCTGCAGGAGCACCACA gtgtgcatgtgtgggagGCTCTGACACCATGGCAACGTGAAAATGAAGAGTTTTGGCTTGAGGAGTTCGCAGACGAAGCTTTGGCGTCCGACGACATGATCGCTTTGGCTGAGCTGCCGGGAGCGTTTACTAGATACAG CGCTTGTCCTGAGTCCAGAGAAGAATGCTTCACAGCAGTTTCTCTCTTGTACAAATTAAACGCTTGTCGTCGACAAGAGAGGGAAGACCTAACAGCCTTAGTTGAGAG GCTGGACAAGGCGAGCCTCAGACTGTTGTGTTTGTACATTCGATCAGCAACACTCAGAGCTCAAAGAGAAAAAACGGCTTTGAGTGCATATTTGGCAGTCAGACAATCCTGGGACGCGTG GCCGCGTGTTCACAGTCCATGCAGAGAAGAGCAGGCTGCCGCATTACTACGCAGTGATGACGACGTGCAAGAACACATGACAGACTTCAACTCGCAGTCATCAAAGCAG GCATTACTACAGTTGCTAGTGCTGACTCAGCAGCAGGAGAGGACGCAGCTGGTCCGCCTGATACATGGAGTCACTTTGGAGGATGTACGAAAGCCAGCTCCCACAGACTCTCCTAAAACAA GTTGTATAAAGAAGCTGCAACAAATCTGCTCCTCCAGTAAGAATCAACCCCGGTGTGACATCAGCGGACCCCCAACAGAGTGGTCCCAGGGCCAGCTGGAACGAGGTGCCTTGTGTCTCTTGACGCATCTCCTGGAGATCCAGGAGAGGCAAACATCCTCATTCCTTTCGGCACTGTTGGACGAG AATGAGCATCCCCAAGTGCTGAGACCTGAGTACCAACCCAAACTCCAAGCGGAGCACCTGCACTCCAACCTGCTCCAACTCCTCAATCCAGATGCCCCTGATTCCAATTTGAGCAGTCGGGAGCAAGTTCCACATCAGTCCTGCACTAGTGGACCTGCGGAGGCCCAGAACCTCATTGCCGGACCACGTGGCTCTCAGACAGTAGCCGACGCAATTAGCACACAACTCGGTGGAGTCCAAGCTGAGGATGTACCTGATAAACAGGGTGTCTGCGCAG gCTGTGGCATGACACTGGGGGGTCTGCCCTATTTGGAGATCTTATGTGTTCCAGATACACTGAGTAAAACCGATGGCAAAGGGGGACAGGATGATGAGGAACAGGACGGCGAGACAAAGAAGCGCAACTGCGAGGAACAGGACTTGCTGATCCCTCTGGCTTGGAGCACACAGCTTGAGGACAACACAGGTCACGAGGGGGCACCTGCACATGCTGTTGATGACCAAATGCAGCCCTGTGGCGAGGGCGCCACAGCCAAACACACACTTGGCGCAAGCCGTGAAGAAGAGTTGAGCAAGCCTCAACCTGCAGAGCAACACTGCGGCCCACAGGAG CTCCACTTGGAAGAGGGGGCAGATAAAGAAAATGGCCTGCACACAAACCTGGTGCGTGGACAGCAGGCCTTGCTTGACTCTCTGGATGTGAACACAACTGACGAGGACAGAGACATGGCGAAGGATCTTAGAGCTCCTGAGCCCACCGCGCAGGCTACA GGCCACTGCAGCATAAATGAGAGTAAGGCAACAAAGGAGGGCGTCCGAGCAATGGAACCAGTGTCTGCAGTGGAGAGAGAAAAGACCATGCGTAAATTGGTGGATGTGCATCGCCGGGTGGAAAGGAAGCAGCAGAGGAACCGAGAGAGACAGCAGCTGAGG GTCCAGGAACGTCTGTCCATCATCCAGAGCAGAAAGGCAGATGAGGATTTATTTGGGCCGAAGAACACAGACAGGATGAGATACCTCA GAAGACAAGAGTCGGCAGAAGACGCTGGTCAGAGAACAACTGGAGCAGCTCAGAAGGGAACGGTCTTTTATCATGCAGTGCAGAAGAAAGAG AAACACTGCAGGCTTCAGGGAACTCCTGGCTCCAGTGAATCTCCAAAGCAGAGAACCAGAAGACATGCTGGACCAAAACACTGGCATCCAATGAGTGTCTGGCTAAAAGCAGAACAAATATGCAGTACTGTGAACACATCTCTCAAAACGTTTAACTCTCAGTGGGTAAACAATGCTGGACTTGCAGATTGTTTATTATGCAGTTTAATTATCTGGACAAACTTAAGCAATAacagtaatatcacttga
- the LOC133478320 gene encoding uncharacterized protein LOC133478320 isoform X8, whose protein sequence is MAAAHQSEGDSFSDEDVSRLYCKVFRDACSVDEVRVAVKKFSEDDSEWSCIGERILDGLIEMKKMKEKKEKRDREKLDCVQSYWELPLLNAGHLDALHLNNNTSPVANASALKCAHQPTQRRTRAEEDMRGVRRLQKAARQSWASACPESREECFTAVSLLYKLNACRRQEREDLTALVERLDKASLRLLCLYIRSATLRAQREKTALSAYLAVRQSWDAWPRVHSPCREEQAAALLRSDDDVQEHMTDFNSQSSKQALLQLLVLTQQQERTQLVRLIHGVTLEDVRKPAPTDSPKTSCIKKLQQICSSSKNQPRCDISGPPTEWSQGQLERGALCLLTHLLEIQERQTSSFLSALLDENEHPQVLRPEYQPKLQAEHLHSNLLQLLNPDAPDSNLSSREQVPHQSCTSGPAEAQNLIAGPRGSQTVADAISTQLGGVQAEDVPDKQGVCAGCGMTLGGLPYLEILCVPDTLSKTDGKGGQDDEEQDGETKKRNCEEQDLLIPLAWSTQLEDNTGHEGAPAHAVDDQMQPCGEGATAKHTLGASREEELSKPQPAEQHCGPQELHLEEGADKENGLHTNLVRGQQALLDSLDVNTTDEDRDMAKDLRAPEPTAQATGHCSINESKATKEGVRAMEPVSAVEREKTMRKLVDVHRRVERKQQRNRERQQLRVQERLSIIQSRKADEDLFGPKNTDRMRYLRRQESAEDAGQRTTGAAQKGTVFYHAVQKKEKHCRLQGTPGSSESPKQRTRRHAGPKHWHPMSVWLKAEQICSTVNTSLKTFNSQWVNNAGLADCLLCSLIIWTNLSNNSNIT, encoded by the exons agagacagagagaaactTGATTGCGTTCAGTCATACTGGGAACTCCCGCTGCTCAATGCGGGACATCTGGACGCGCTGCACCTAAACAACAACACTTCACCTGTCGCTAATGCTTCTGCGCTCAAGTGCGCACACCAACCCACACAG AGGAGGACACGGGCGGAAGAAGACATGAGAGGAGTGCGGCGTCTCCAAAAGGCAGCCAGACAGAGCTGGGCCAG CGCTTGTCCTGAGTCCAGAGAAGAATGCTTCACAGCAGTTTCTCTCTTGTACAAATTAAACGCTTGTCGTCGACAAGAGAGGGAAGACCTAACAGCCTTAGTTGAGAG GCTGGACAAGGCGAGCCTCAGACTGTTGTGTTTGTACATTCGATCAGCAACACTCAGAGCTCAAAGAGAAAAAACGGCTTTGAGTGCATATTTGGCAGTCAGACAATCCTGGGACGCGTG GCCGCGTGTTCACAGTCCATGCAGAGAAGAGCAGGCTGCCGCATTACTACGCAGTGATGACGACGTGCAAGAACACATGACAGACTTCAACTCGCAGTCATCAAAGCAG GCATTACTACAGTTGCTAGTGCTGACTCAGCAGCAGGAGAGGACGCAGCTGGTCCGCCTGATACATGGAGTCACTTTGGAGGATGTACGAAAGCCAGCTCCCACAGACTCTCCTAAAACAA GTTGTATAAAGAAGCTGCAACAAATCTGCTCCTCCAGTAAGAATCAACCCCGGTGTGACATCAGCGGACCCCCAACAGAGTGGTCCCAGGGCCAGCTGGAACGAGGTGCCTTGTGTCTCTTGACGCATCTCCTGGAGATCCAGGAGAGGCAAACATCCTCATTCCTTTCGGCACTGTTGGACGAG AATGAGCATCCCCAAGTGCTGAGACCTGAGTACCAACCCAAACTCCAAGCGGAGCACCTGCACTCCAACCTGCTCCAACTCCTCAATCCAGATGCCCCTGATTCCAATTTGAGCAGTCGGGAGCAAGTTCCACATCAGTCCTGCACTAGTGGACCTGCGGAGGCCCAGAACCTCATTGCCGGACCACGTGGCTCTCAGACAGTAGCCGACGCAATTAGCACACAACTCGGTGGAGTCCAAGCTGAGGATGTACCTGATAAACAGGGTGTCTGCGCAG gCTGTGGCATGACACTGGGGGGTCTGCCCTATTTGGAGATCTTATGTGTTCCAGATACACTGAGTAAAACCGATGGCAAAGGGGGACAGGATGATGAGGAACAGGACGGCGAGACAAAGAAGCGCAACTGCGAGGAACAGGACTTGCTGATCCCTCTGGCTTGGAGCACACAGCTTGAGGACAACACAGGTCACGAGGGGGCACCTGCACATGCTGTTGATGACCAAATGCAGCCCTGTGGCGAGGGCGCCACAGCCAAACACACACTTGGCGCAAGCCGTGAAGAAGAGTTGAGCAAGCCTCAACCTGCAGAGCAACACTGCGGCCCACAGGAG CTCCACTTGGAAGAGGGGGCAGATAAAGAAAATGGCCTGCACACAAACCTGGTGCGTGGACAGCAGGCCTTGCTTGACTCTCTGGATGTGAACACAACTGACGAGGACAGAGACATGGCGAAGGATCTTAGAGCTCCTGAGCCCACCGCGCAGGCTACA GGCCACTGCAGCATAAATGAGAGTAAGGCAACAAAGGAGGGCGTCCGAGCAATGGAACCAGTGTCTGCAGTGGAGAGAGAAAAGACCATGCGTAAATTGGTGGATGTGCATCGCCGGGTGGAAAGGAAGCAGCAGAGGAACCGAGAGAGACAGCAGCTGAGG GTCCAGGAACGTCTGTCCATCATCCAGAGCAGAAAGGCAGATGAGGATTTATTTGGGCCGAAGAACACAGACAGGATGAGATACCTCA GAAGACAAGAGTCGGCAGAAGACGCTGGTCAGAGAACAACTGGAGCAGCTCAGAAGGGAACGGTCTTTTATCATGCAGTGCAGAAGAAAGAG AAACACTGCAGGCTTCAGGGAACTCCTGGCTCCAGTGAATCTCCAAAGCAGAGAACCAGAAGACATGCTGGACCAAAACACTGGCATCCAATGAGTGTCTGGCTAAAAGCAGAACAAATATGCAGTACTGTGAACACATCTCTCAAAACGTTTAACTCTCAGTGGGTAAACAATGCTGGACTTGCAGATTGTTTATTATGCAGTTTAATTATCTGGACAAACTTAAGCAATAacagtaatatcacttga
- the LOC133478320 gene encoding uncharacterized protein LOC133478320 isoform X3, whose translation MAAAHQSEGDSFSDEDVSRLYCKVFRDACSVDEVRVAVKKFSEDDSEWSCIGERILDGLIEMKKMKEKKEKSYWELPLLNAGHLDALHLNNNTSPVANASALKCAHQPTQRRTRAEEDMRGVRRLQKAARQSWARLVTEGVQSILACLWPVQSPGVRGEAWGYVSYSDILLLNEVKYDLVTRLLCADMLQEHHSVHVWEALTPWQRENEEFWLEEFADEALASDDMIALAELPGAFTRYSACPESREECFTAVSLLYKLNACRRQEREDLTALVERLDKASLRLLCLYIRSATLRAQREKTALSAYLAVRQSWDAWPRVHSPCREEQAAALLRSDDDVQEHMTDFNSQSSKQALLQLLVLTQQQERTQLVRLIHGVTLEDVRKPAPTDSPKTSCIKKLQQICSSSKNQPRCDISGPPTEWSQGQLERGALCLLTHLLEIQERQTSSFLSALLDENEHPQVLRPEYQPKLQAEHLHSNLLQLLNPDAPDSNLSSREQVPHQSCTSGPAEAQNLIAGPRGSQTVADAISTQLGGVQAEDVPDKQGVCAGCGMTLGGLPYLEILCVPDTLSKTDGKGGQDDEEQDGETKKRNCEEQDLLIPLAWSTQLEDNTGHEGAPAHAVDDQMQPCGEGATAKHTLGASREEELSKPQPAEQHCGPQELHLEEGADKENGLHTNLVRGQQALLDSLDVNTTDEDRDMAKDLRAPEPTAQATGHCSINESKATKEGVRAMEPVSAVEREKTMRKLVDVHRRVERKQQRNRERQQLRVQERLSIIQSRKADEDLFGPKNTDRMRYLRRQESAEDAGQRTTGAAQKGTVFYHAVQKKEKHCRLQGTPGSSESPKQRTRRHAGPKHWHPMSVWLKAEQICSTVNTSLKTFNSQWVNNAGLADCLLCSLIIWTNLSNNSNIT comes from the exons TCATACTGGGAACTCCCGCTGCTCAATGCGGGACATCTGGACGCGCTGCACCTAAACAACAACACTTCACCTGTCGCTAATGCTTCTGCGCTCAAGTGCGCACACCAACCCACACAG AGGAGGACACGGGCGGAAGAAGACATGAGAGGAGTGCGGCGTCTCCAAAAGGCAGCCAGACAGAGCTGGGCCAG acTTGTGACAGAAGGTGTGCAAAGCATACTGGCCTGTCTGTGGCCGGTTCAAAGCCCAGGGGTCAGAGGTGAAGCTTGGGGCTACGTGTCCTATTCAGACATCCTCCTCTTGAACGAAGTCAAGTACGATTTGGTGACTCGTTTGCTTTGCGCTGATATGCTGCAGGAGCACCACA gtgtgcatgtgtgggagGCTCTGACACCATGGCAACGTGAAAATGAAGAGTTTTGGCTTGAGGAGTTCGCAGACGAAGCTTTGGCGTCCGACGACATGATCGCTTTGGCTGAGCTGCCGGGAGCGTTTACTAGATACAG CGCTTGTCCTGAGTCCAGAGAAGAATGCTTCACAGCAGTTTCTCTCTTGTACAAATTAAACGCTTGTCGTCGACAAGAGAGGGAAGACCTAACAGCCTTAGTTGAGAG GCTGGACAAGGCGAGCCTCAGACTGTTGTGTTTGTACATTCGATCAGCAACACTCAGAGCTCAAAGAGAAAAAACGGCTTTGAGTGCATATTTGGCAGTCAGACAATCCTGGGACGCGTG GCCGCGTGTTCACAGTCCATGCAGAGAAGAGCAGGCTGCCGCATTACTACGCAGTGATGACGACGTGCAAGAACACATGACAGACTTCAACTCGCAGTCATCAAAGCAG GCATTACTACAGTTGCTAGTGCTGACTCAGCAGCAGGAGAGGACGCAGCTGGTCCGCCTGATACATGGAGTCACTTTGGAGGATGTACGAAAGCCAGCTCCCACAGACTCTCCTAAAACAA GTTGTATAAAGAAGCTGCAACAAATCTGCTCCTCCAGTAAGAATCAACCCCGGTGTGACATCAGCGGACCCCCAACAGAGTGGTCCCAGGGCCAGCTGGAACGAGGTGCCTTGTGTCTCTTGACGCATCTCCTGGAGATCCAGGAGAGGCAAACATCCTCATTCCTTTCGGCACTGTTGGACGAG AATGAGCATCCCCAAGTGCTGAGACCTGAGTACCAACCCAAACTCCAAGCGGAGCACCTGCACTCCAACCTGCTCCAACTCCTCAATCCAGATGCCCCTGATTCCAATTTGAGCAGTCGGGAGCAAGTTCCACATCAGTCCTGCACTAGTGGACCTGCGGAGGCCCAGAACCTCATTGCCGGACCACGTGGCTCTCAGACAGTAGCCGACGCAATTAGCACACAACTCGGTGGAGTCCAAGCTGAGGATGTACCTGATAAACAGGGTGTCTGCGCAG gCTGTGGCATGACACTGGGGGGTCTGCCCTATTTGGAGATCTTATGTGTTCCAGATACACTGAGTAAAACCGATGGCAAAGGGGGACAGGATGATGAGGAACAGGACGGCGAGACAAAGAAGCGCAACTGCGAGGAACAGGACTTGCTGATCCCTCTGGCTTGGAGCACACAGCTTGAGGACAACACAGGTCACGAGGGGGCACCTGCACATGCTGTTGATGACCAAATGCAGCCCTGTGGCGAGGGCGCCACAGCCAAACACACACTTGGCGCAAGCCGTGAAGAAGAGTTGAGCAAGCCTCAACCTGCAGAGCAACACTGCGGCCCACAGGAG CTCCACTTGGAAGAGGGGGCAGATAAAGAAAATGGCCTGCACACAAACCTGGTGCGTGGACAGCAGGCCTTGCTTGACTCTCTGGATGTGAACACAACTGACGAGGACAGAGACATGGCGAAGGATCTTAGAGCTCCTGAGCCCACCGCGCAGGCTACA GGCCACTGCAGCATAAATGAGAGTAAGGCAACAAAGGAGGGCGTCCGAGCAATGGAACCAGTGTCTGCAGTGGAGAGAGAAAAGACCATGCGTAAATTGGTGGATGTGCATCGCCGGGTGGAAAGGAAGCAGCAGAGGAACCGAGAGAGACAGCAGCTGAGG GTCCAGGAACGTCTGTCCATCATCCAGAGCAGAAAGGCAGATGAGGATTTATTTGGGCCGAAGAACACAGACAGGATGAGATACCTCA GAAGACAAGAGTCGGCAGAAGACGCTGGTCAGAGAACAACTGGAGCAGCTCAGAAGGGAACGGTCTTTTATCATGCAGTGCAGAAGAAAGAG AAACACTGCAGGCTTCAGGGAACTCCTGGCTCCAGTGAATCTCCAAAGCAGAGAACCAGAAGACATGCTGGACCAAAACACTGGCATCCAATGAGTGTCTGGCTAAAAGCAGAACAAATATGCAGTACTGTGAACACATCTCTCAAAACGTTTAACTCTCAGTGGGTAAACAATGCTGGACTTGCAGATTGTTTATTATGCAGTTTAATTATCTGGACAAACTTAAGCAATAacagtaatatcacttga